The Miscanthus floridulus cultivar M001 chromosome 7, ASM1932011v1, whole genome shotgun sequence genome includes a region encoding these proteins:
- the LOC136464019 gene encoding cationic amino acid transporter 9, chloroplastic-like: protein MTQEPTLLRSIWARTPRTRRPKSRRHQLPISSDAMEEAHDHRPSSTAGRPFFSGFCAAALRRKPLGAHGSAAATGEGLVRQLGVLELVLLGIGASLGAGIFVVTGTVARDAGPGVTISFVLAGAACVLNALCYAELASRFPAVVGGAYLYTYAAFNEITAFLVFTQLMVDYHIGAASVARSLASYFIQFLELIPFLKGQIPSWIGHGEEFFGGVISINILAPILLIILTAILCCGVKESSAVNTFMTTLKIIIVIVVVFAGVFEVDVSNWSPFMPNGFKSVVTGATVVFFAYVGFDAVANSAEEAKRPQRDLPIGILGSLLACVLLYVAVCLVITGMVPYTLLGEDAPLAEAFAAKGLKFITVLISIGAVAGLTTTLLVGLYVQSRLYLGLGRDGLLPSVFAKVHPTRHTPLQSQIWVGCVAAVMAGLFNVSMLSHILSVGTLTGYSVVSACVITLRWNDKGTSRRSLGSMSIWQEGVLCLVIVALCGFIVGFCYRFNYAIAFMVVAFVIAVAASFALQFHQVYMDPPGFSCPGVPLLPIISVFFNMVLFAQLHEEAWYRFVILSLIALGVYAGYGQYNAVPSSSEHSTIGYHGIPSEAP from the exons ATGACGCAAGAGCCGACGTTACTCCGTTCGATCTGGGCGCGGACGCCAAGGACGCGACGGCCCAAGTCGCGACGCCACCAACTCCCCATCTCTTCAGACGCCATGGAGGAAGCTCACGACCACAGGccctcctccaccgccggccggCCCTTCTTCTCTGGCTTCTGCGCCGCGGCGCTCCGCCGCAAGCCCCTCGGCGCCCACGgctccgccgctgccaccggCGAGGGCCTCGTGCGGCAGCTCGGCGTCCTTGAGCTCGTGCTGCTCGGGATCGGTGCGTCCCTCGGCGCCGGCATATTCGTCGTCACTGGCACCGTCGCCCGCGACGCCGGCCCAG GCGTTACAATCAGTTTTGTTCTTGCTGGAGCTGCGTGTGTGCTCAATGCATTGTGCTATGCTGAACTCGCATCTCGGTTCCCTGCTGTGGTTGGGGGAGCATACTTGTACACGTATGCAGCGTTCAATGAGATCACCGCCTTCTTGGTCTTCACTCAGTTGATGGTGGATTACCATATCGGTGCAGCAAGCGTTGCTCGTAGCTTAGCAAGCTACTTTATCCAATTCTTGGAGCTAATCCCGTTCTTGAAGGGACAAATTCCAAGCTGGATAGGGCATGGAGAGGAGTTTTTTGGTGGTGTCATATCAATTAATATATTGGCCCCCATTCTTCTCATCATCTTAACTGCGATTCTCTGCTGTGGTGTCAAAGAGTCATCAGCAGTGAACACATTTATGACCACATTGAAG ATAATCATTGTTATAGTCGTTGTATTTGCTGGTGTGTTTGAGGTGGATGTATCAAACTGGTCACCATTTATGCCAAATGGTTTCAAATCTGTAGTGACTGGAGCCACAGTAGTCTTTTTTGCATATGTTGGATTTGATGCGGTTGCTAATTCTGCTGAGGAAGCCAAAAGGCCACAG AGGGACTTGCCCATTGGTATACTAGGAAGCCTTCTAGCATGTGTGTTGTTATACGTTGCTGTATGCTTGGTCATTACTGGAATGGTTCCATATACATTACTTGGTGAAGATGCTCCTTTGGCTGAGGCTTTTGCCGCTAAGGGACTGAAATTTATTACTGTATTGATCAGCATTGGAGCTGTTGCTGGACTTACTACAACACTTCTTGTTGGCTTGTATGTTCAG TCACGTTTGTATCTTGGACTTGGAAGGGATGGGCTTCTACCTTCAGTATTTGCTAAAGTGCACCCAACGAGGCATACTCCTCTACAATCTCAGATTTGGGTTGGTTGTGTTGCAGCAGTCATGGCAGGCCTCTTTAATGTGTCTATGCTCTCTCATATTCTTTCCGTTGGCACTCTG ACCGGTTATTCAGTTGTGTCAGCTTGTGTGATCACACTAAGATGGAATGACAAAGGAACTAGTCGTCGCTCCCTTGGAAGTATGTCAATCTGGCAAGAGGGTGTTCTATGTCTTGTCATAGTTGCTCTTTGTGGTTTTATAGTGGGATTTTGCTATCGCTTTAACTATGCTATAGCCTTTATGGTAGTGGCTTTTGTGATAGCTGTTGCTGCCAGTTTTGCTCTCCAGTTCCATCAG GTCTATATGGATCCACCTGGCTTTTCATGTCCTGGGGTACCGTTGCTTCCCATTATCTCTGTTTTCTTCAACATGGTCCTGTTTGCTCAG CTACATGAAGAAGCTTGGTATAGATTTGTCATCCTTAGTCTCATCGCTTTGGGAGTTTATGCTGGCTATGGTCAGTACAATGCTGTTCCTTCCAGCTCAGAACACTCTACTATTGGCTACCACGGGATTCCTTCTGAAGCCCCATGA